Proteins encoded by one window of Nitrospinota bacterium:
- a CDS encoding basic amino acid ABC transporter substrate-binding protein, whose protein sequence is MIRLIERFLSSKLLTLCILLAVSLHSSGCGEPPAKDSPARQKIVMATDTNLIPMAYINDQNQLTGFEPDLIKAIADHAGFDVEIISVAFPGLFGGLITGKFDLVMSSITILEERKERMAFSIPYLQSGLALVVRKDQPGIQSVEDLRDQNLTVGAQRGTTAYFYLEKYPTLKIKGYDAHGHAVTDLINGKIDGVLGESTGTLYYKNQQKDYFKKIKMVGEILTEEFYGIVFRKDEKALLAKVNAALTALLEDGTVEKLHAKWNLGDAAQVPKSNAPKAGT, encoded by the coding sequence ATGATTCGTCTGATTGAACGCTTTCTTTCCAGCAAACTTCTGACCCTTTGCATCCTTCTGGCCGTTTCACTCCACAGCTCAGGATGCGGCGAGCCACCGGCAAAAGATTCTCCAGCCCGCCAGAAAATCGTGATGGCTACCGACACCAACCTGATTCCCATGGCGTATATCAACGACCAGAATCAACTGACCGGCTTCGAGCCGGATTTGATAAAGGCCATCGCCGATCATGCCGGCTTTGATGTTGAGATCATCTCGGTGGCGTTTCCGGGTTTGTTCGGCGGACTGATCACCGGCAAGTTTGATCTGGTGATGAGCTCCATCACCATTTTGGAAGAAAGAAAAGAACGAATGGCCTTCAGCATCCCCTACCTGCAAAGTGGTCTGGCCCTGGTGGTGCGGAAAGATCAACCGGGCATTCAGTCCGTTGAAGATCTGAGAGATCAAAACCTCACGGTCGGCGCGCAACGAGGAACCACAGCTTATTTTTATCTGGAAAAATATCCGACTCTCAAGATAAAGGGTTACGACGCTCACGGCCATGCGGTGACCGATCTCATCAATGGCAAAATCGATGGCGTGCTTGGCGAAAGCACCGGGACGTTGTATTACAAAAATCAGCAGAAAGATTATTTCAAGAAGATCAAAATGGTCGGAGAAATTCTAACGGAAGAGTTTTATGGCATCGTTTTCCGCAAAGATGAAAAGGCACTGTTGGCCAAGGTCAATGCGGCGTTGACTGCGCTTCTAGAAGATGGCACTGTGGAAAAACTGCACGCTAAATGGAACCTGGGCGACGCCGCTCAAGTTCCCAAATCAAACGCCCCGAAGGCCGGAACGTAG
- a CDS encoding ABC transporter ATP-binding protein translates to MVELKGLSKSFGGKPVIQNVSLQISAGERFILLGQSGCGKTTLLRMIAGFEQPDRGEIWIDGQNVVPLPVERRPVGIIFQNYALFPHMTVYDNIAVGLRVRKTPETEIARRIGEVLEITHLTELSDAYPGRLSGGESQRVAIARAIINRPKILLLDEPLSALDANLRQSLREELRDMQKALGITFLFVTHDQEEAMSLADRMGILEGGRLLQVGTPSDLYNHPESPFVAGFLGAVNRLSGVIEKQNGNQTVIALKGGIKINCEPQSNFAAGQEVSCFIRPEKMFFHAEEKSGTSLNRVNTLIVDKTFLGNQTQYQVKLENGQTCTVPVSHGSGEENNNVLHSGDRVEILFSARDVMQFENSITPERTSDDSSD, encoded by the coding sequence TTGGTTGAATTAAAAGGCCTTTCAAAATCATTCGGTGGAAAACCGGTCATTCAGAATGTCTCTTTGCAGATTTCGGCGGGGGAACGTTTCATTCTGCTGGGGCAAAGCGGGTGCGGCAAGACCACTCTACTGCGAATGATCGCCGGATTCGAGCAACCGGACCGGGGTGAAATCTGGATTGATGGCCAGAATGTCGTCCCCTTGCCCGTGGAACGCCGTCCGGTGGGAATCATTTTCCAGAACTACGCCCTGTTCCCGCACATGACGGTCTACGACAACATTGCCGTGGGCCTGAGAGTCCGCAAAACGCCCGAGACCGAGATTGCGCGACGCATCGGCGAGGTGTTGGAGATCACGCATCTCACCGAACTCAGCGATGCCTACCCCGGTAGATTAAGCGGCGGAGAATCGCAACGGGTCGCCATCGCCCGCGCCATCATCAACCGGCCCAAAATTCTTCTGCTGGACGAACCTCTTTCGGCGCTGGATGCCAATCTCAGGCAAAGTTTGCGCGAAGAATTGCGCGACATGCAGAAGGCTCTTGGCATCACTTTTCTGTTCGTCACCCACGATCAGGAAGAGGCCATGAGCCTGGCTGATCGCATGGGCATCCTGGAAGGCGGTCGCCTCCTGCAAGTCGGCACCCCATCCGATTTATATAACCATCCCGAGTCGCCTTTTGTCGCGGGTTTTCTGGGCGCGGTGAACCGGCTTTCGGGTGTCATAGAAAAGCAAAACGGCAATCAGACCGTTATCGCTCTTAAGGGCGGCATCAAAATCAATTGTGAACCGCAATCAAATTTCGCGGCGGGGCAGGAGGTTTCCTGTTTCATCCGCCCGGAAAAAATGTTTTTCCATGCAGAAGAAAAGAGCGGGACTTCGCTCAACCGCGTCAACACCCTCATCGTTGATAAAACCTTTTTAGGGAACCAAACCCAATATCAGGTAAAACTTGAAAACGGCCAGACTTGCACCGTTCCTGTTTCACACGGTTCGGGGGAGGAAAACAATAACGTCCTGCACTCCGGCGACCGGGTTGAGATCCTGTTTTCGGCACGCGACGTCATGCAATTTGAAAATTCTATTACGCCCGAAAGGACTAGTGATGATTCGTCTGATTGA